Proteins from one Chitinophaga oryzae genomic window:
- a CDS encoding SusC/RagA family TonB-linked outer membrane protein: protein MKLTFVLLTVVLIQAQATGLAQSITAKLHKEPLRNVFKIIEKQTGVTVFYNDEHIKNAHPVTIEAQQMPLDDFLAAILKREKLAFEIKQGNVVVMRRDIGASGKNGSLSAAEPKAKVSGLITDADKNPLPGATIRIKGSQVVAVSDEKGTFHIEAEKGAVLIISFIGFNEKEVKVNDSEMISVILAPSEQKLGSIEIVSTGYQNITRERNTGAVAKVDMGTVASRSGSTNILQRLDGLVPGLAVNNAPGGEPLLVRGLTSLNSTRSPLIVVDGVELPGDNTSDASRNNIMNTSNPIANINPQDIADITVLKDASAASIWGAKAANGVIVITTKKGKTGQKLQVDYDGYYNFQGKPDLSYIPKMNSRDFIATAKEIFPQYAPYFSWNAVQTFAPVSPHLQIQYDAYRGLITGAQADKALDSLAAIDNRREISGIFYRNAASTNHTVSLSGGGDIYSFYGSLSYTGIQSSTPGERNNSYKVNVRQDFNFSKKLQLSVITDLTNTVASTSNLGIGVQAPDVSIVPYQRFRDNAGNPLAVNFLGNYSDSLRLDYAARSRVNLDYVPLDEFNRGYSKSSSISGRVVGSAKLQLLKGLRFEGTYGYQTFARNNRTVQYQESYAVRDQLVGFTQAPTVNSTPRYWLPKDGGMLNVSNASQKNWTVRNQLIFDRNWDPHQLTVMAGQEATSSTPLTSYATYYGWDDQLQVSRPVNIDTLMKGITGTVSGLLGRVLPSNNVGGGEGAIARTTSYYSTLGYMYQWKYALNASWRIDESNLFGLAKSAQNRPVYSIGGKWLLNREDFMKSFTWLDRLHLRFTYGITGNAPKPAQAASFDILQSSSNVNYVTGVGLVIGTPGNDKLTWEGTTVYNAGLDFTVLGGRLGGSIDGYIKKTSNLIGSLMTAPLTGYATVIGNYGDLENKGFEFSLTSLNVISRDFNWNTVLNLSYNKNKITRMATATAITTGTGMIGTSFMEGKPAYAVFEFINGGLNAAGDPQIIQADGKILSDKNGSKPEDVHLAGTSQPIVTGGLFNTFYYRRFQLGVNISFNLGHVLFRDFNNFWQDPLYQNTLQPEFANRWKAPGDENKTNIPRYAYNTTIDNGRNIWYYTYSNLNSFDASYAKIREITLSYDVGKTLVRRLRAEGLTFRAQVSNLMLWKKNHFGIDPEFQSPAGVRNIRTGQGTFTVGAHITL, encoded by the coding sequence ATGAAACTAACATTTGTTTTATTAACTGTCGTTTTAATTCAGGCACAAGCCACAGGATTGGCACAATCTATCACCGCCAAACTACACAAGGAGCCTTTGCGTAATGTGTTTAAAATTATTGAGAAACAGACGGGAGTAACTGTTTTTTATAATGATGAGCATATTAAGAATGCGCACCCGGTGACTATTGAGGCACAGCAGATGCCATTGGATGATTTCCTTGCCGCCATTTTGAAGCGGGAGAAACTAGCTTTCGAGATAAAGCAGGGCAATGTGGTAGTGATGCGCAGAGATATTGGCGCATCAGGGAAAAATGGTAGTTTATCCGCTGCGGAGCCTAAAGCGAAAGTATCGGGATTGATCACGGATGCTGATAAAAACCCGCTGCCAGGGGCTACCATCCGTATTAAAGGCAGCCAGGTGGTAGCCGTGAGCGATGAAAAGGGGACGTTTCATATAGAAGCGGAAAAAGGCGCTGTGCTGATAATAAGCTTTATAGGATTCAATGAAAAAGAGGTGAAGGTGAATGATTCAGAAATGATTTCGGTTATTCTGGCGCCTTCGGAACAAAAGCTGGGATCTATTGAAATTGTTTCTACAGGTTATCAGAATATTACCAGGGAACGAAATACAGGAGCAGTGGCGAAAGTGGATATGGGCACCGTTGCCAGCAGGTCCGGCAGTACTAATATACTCCAAAGACTGGATGGGCTTGTGCCCGGCCTGGCGGTAAACAATGCACCGGGTGGAGAGCCGCTGCTGGTCCGGGGGCTGACTTCCCTCAATTCCACCAGGTCGCCATTGATCGTGGTAGACGGCGTGGAATTACCGGGGGACAATACCAGTGATGCGTCCCGTAATAATATTATGAACACTTCTAACCCCATCGCCAACATCAATCCGCAGGATATTGCGGATATAACTGTGCTGAAAGATGCCTCCGCAGCTTCTATCTGGGGCGCAAAAGCGGCGAACGGGGTAATTGTTATTACTACCAAAAAAGGTAAAACGGGACAAAAACTGCAGGTCGATTACGACGGCTATTATAATTTCCAGGGTAAACCGGACCTGTCCTATATTCCGAAAATGAACAGCAGGGATTTTATTGCTACCGCAAAAGAAATCTTTCCTCAATATGCGCCATATTTTAGCTGGAATGCAGTACAGACGTTTGCTCCGGTCTCGCCGCACCTGCAGATTCAATATGATGCGTATCGGGGGCTCATCACCGGTGCGCAGGCGGATAAGGCGCTGGATAGTCTGGCTGCCATCGATAACAGGAGGGAAATTTCCGGTATTTTTTACAGAAATGCTGCCTCCACTAATCATACGGTTTCGCTTTCAGGGGGCGGCGACATTTACAGTTTTTATGGATCGCTGAGCTATACCGGTATTCAAAGCAGTACGCCGGGCGAGCGGAACAATTCGTATAAGGTGAATGTCAGACAGGATTTCAATTTCAGTAAAAAATTGCAGTTATCGGTAATCACTGATCTTACCAATACAGTGGCAAGTACTTCAAATCTGGGCATAGGAGTGCAGGCCCCTGATGTTTCCATCGTACCATATCAGCGGTTCCGCGATAATGCAGGAAATCCGCTGGCAGTGAATTTCCTGGGAAATTACAGCGATTCTCTCAGGCTTGATTATGCCGCCAGGAGCCGGGTTAACCTGGACTACGTTCCGCTGGATGAGTTTAACAGGGGATATTCAAAGAGTAGCAGTATATCCGGAAGAGTAGTGGGAAGTGCGAAATTGCAATTGCTGAAAGGGCTGCGCTTTGAGGGTACTTATGGCTACCAGACGTTTGCAAGAAACAACCGGACAGTTCAGTACCAGGAAAGTTACGCGGTAAGGGACCAGTTGGTAGGTTTTACACAGGCGCCAACTGTAAACAGCACACCCAGGTATTGGTTGCCAAAGGATGGAGGGATGCTTAATGTAAGTAATGCGTCTCAGAAAAACTGGACGGTAAGAAATCAGCTGATATTTGATCGGAACTGGGACCCGCACCAGCTGACTGTCATGGCAGGACAGGAAGCCACAAGTTCTACACCACTAACGTCATACGCTACCTACTATGGCTGGGATGATCAGTTGCAGGTTTCCCGTCCGGTAAATATCGATACACTCATGAAAGGGATTACAGGAACGGTATCCGGCCTGCTGGGAAGAGTGCTGCCATCAAATAATGTCGGGGGAGGAGAAGGGGCTATCGCCAGGACCACCTCTTATTATTCCACATTGGGATACATGTATCAATGGAAGTATGCGCTGAATGCGAGCTGGAGGATTGATGAGAGCAATTTATTCGGTCTTGCCAAATCTGCTCAAAACAGGCCGGTTTATAGCATAGGCGGTAAATGGTTGCTGAACAGGGAAGACTTTATGAAATCATTTACATGGCTGGACCGGCTCCACCTGAGATTTACCTATGGCATAACGGGTAATGCCCCCAAGCCTGCTCAGGCAGCGTCATTCGATATCCTGCAGTCCTCGTCGAACGTAAACTATGTAACAGGCGTTGGTCTGGTGATTGGCACTCCCGGCAACGACAAACTTACCTGGGAGGGAACCACTGTCTATAACGCAGGACTGGACTTTACAGTGCTGGGTGGCAGATTGGGTGGTTCGATAGACGGATATATAAAAAAGACCAGTAACCTGATCGGCTCATTGATGACGGCGCCGTTGACGGGATATGCAACCGTTATCGGGAACTATGGAGATCTTGAAAATAAAGGGTTTGAGTTTAGTTTGACCTCACTTAACGTTATTTCCCGGGATTTTAACTGGAATACTGTCCTGAACCTGTCGTACAACAAAAATAAGATAACAAGGATGGCAACAGCAACCGCCATCACAACCGGTACAGGTATGATTGGAACTTCCTTCATGGAAGGTAAACCTGCATACGCTGTATTTGAATTCATCAACGGTGGGCTTAACGCTGCGGGCGATCCACAGATCATCCAGGCCGACGGAAAAATACTGTCTGATAAAAATGGCTCCAAGCCGGAAGACGTTCATTTGGCAGGAACTTCTCAACCTATCGTGACAGGTGGATTATTCAACACGTTTTATTACAGGCGGTTTCAATTGGGGGTTAATATCAGCTTTAACTTAGGACATGTATTGTTCCGTGATTTTAATAACTTTTGGCAGGATCCCCTTTATCAGAACACACTTCAACCTGAATTTGCTAATCGCTGGAAGGCGCCGGGAGATGAAAATAAAACCAATATCCCGAGGTATGCCTATAACACTACCATCGACAACGGCAGAAATATCTGGTACTACACCTACTCCAACCTGAATTCATTTGATGCGTCTTATGCAAAAATCAGAGAGATCACGCTTTCCTATGATGTAGGTAAGACATTGGTTCGGAGACTGCGTGCGGAAGGGTTGACTTTCAGGGCACAGGTATCCAATCTCATGCTCTGGAAGAAGAATCATTTCGGGATCGATCCGGAGTTTCAATCGCCGGCGGGTGTCAGAAATATTCGTACAGGACAAGGCACATTCACCGTTGGCGCACACATTACGCTTTAA
- a CDS encoding FecR family protein, producing the protein MNSRLQHLLERWSNDRFTEAERRELIDMLQSASTEQEIIPALEDMWEKIQDEGLFSEAQQQTMIKNILDRYPGREFPVDKETGKGMHVSHRNWSIRKWSWAVASSVALITGVGIYYLYHKKQAETPAGVAQSVTKGQQGKSSVLLTLSDGSQVLLDTLKNGRITLQGGTVAKVTNGIFEYERTGSEARYNTISTPKGKQFQLRLSDGTSVWLNAESSIKYPVVFTGKERLISVTGEVYMEVAQNPSIPFRVAVSGGTSVEVLGTSFNVNAYNNEQSVRTTLLDGAVRVAMKGAAGKLLKPGQQALTTAGNRPVQVLDNVNAVSVVAWKNGVFDFDDVPLEEAMRQLARWYDIEVIYQQTIPKVQLGGTIKRSLPLADVLYFLSNVGLHYKLEGNRTLIILP; encoded by the coding sequence GTGAATAGCAGACTACAACACCTGTTGGAACGATGGTCGAATGACCGGTTTACCGAAGCAGAAAGACGGGAGCTTATTGATATGTTGCAATCGGCTTCTACTGAACAGGAAATTATTCCTGCACTGGAAGACATGTGGGAGAAAATACAGGATGAAGGCCTTTTTAGCGAAGCTCAGCAGCAAACGATGATCAAAAATATCCTGGATCGTTATCCCGGCAGGGAGTTCCCTGTTGATAAGGAAACAGGGAAGGGGATGCATGTTAGTCACAGGAATTGGTCCATACGGAAATGGAGTTGGGCTGTAGCGTCTTCTGTGGCATTGATAACAGGTGTTGGTATTTATTACTTATATCACAAAAAACAAGCGGAAACACCAGCTGGTGTTGCGCAGTCGGTAACAAAGGGGCAACAGGGGAAAAGTAGTGTTTTACTTACCTTGTCAGACGGATCACAGGTGCTTTTGGATACTCTTAAAAATGGCCGGATAACATTACAGGGAGGGACAGTTGCCAAAGTCACCAATGGGATATTTGAGTACGAAAGAACAGGTTCAGAAGCCCGGTATAATACAATATCTACCCCGAAGGGAAAGCAGTTCCAGCTTAGGCTATCAGATGGGACCAGCGTGTGGTTGAACGCGGAAAGCTCCATTAAATACCCGGTAGTATTTACGGGTAAGGAAAGACTGATCAGCGTTACAGGAGAAGTGTACATGGAAGTAGCTCAAAACCCTTCTATTCCCTTCAGGGTAGCGGTTAGCGGCGGCACTTCCGTTGAAGTGCTCGGAACAAGTTTTAACGTGAATGCATATAACAATGAGCAATCCGTTCGGACCACGCTGCTGGATGGAGCGGTACGGGTTGCAATGAAAGGGGCTGCCGGCAAATTGCTTAAACCCGGACAACAGGCGCTCACAACCGCTGGAAACAGGCCTGTCCAGGTCCTTGATAATGTAAATGCCGTTTCGGTTGTTGCCTGGAAAAATGGCGTCTTTGACTTTGATGATGTTCCGCTGGAGGAGGCTATGCGGCAACTTGCAAGATGGTATGATATTGAAGTAATCTATCAGCAAACAATTCCGAAGGTACAGCTGGGCGGTACTATTAAGAGAAGCCTTCCCCTTGCCGATGTGCTGTATTTTCTGAGCAACGTGGGACTTCACTACAAACTGGAAGGAAACAGGACATTGATTATACTTCCCTGA
- a CDS encoding Crp/Fnr family transcriptional regulator, translated as MMFEALANYLREGAGLSDEELQLVKQVTKEKKLRKRQYLLQEGDVSYYNSFVAKGCLRLYRIGKDGAEHILRFSIENWWMSDYESYNSGEPSKGYIDAIEDSELLLIRKEDFDMLSNTIPKFRLFREKLEARSFDATQRRILSNISETAEEKYLNFINTCPKIYERIPLHMVASFLGVSRETLSRVRQQHSKS; from the coding sequence ATGATGTTTGAAGCATTAGCCAATTATCTGAGAGAAGGGGCAGGCTTGAGCGATGAAGAACTGCAACTGGTAAAGCAGGTCACCAAAGAAAAAAAACTACGTAAGCGTCAATACCTGCTCCAGGAAGGCGACGTATCCTATTATAACAGTTTTGTCGCCAAAGGTTGCCTGCGGCTGTACCGCATTGGAAAAGACGGCGCGGAGCATATCTTAAGATTCTCGATTGAAAATTGGTGGATGAGTGACTATGAGAGCTATAATTCAGGAGAACCTTCAAAAGGCTATATCGATGCGATTGAAGACAGCGAATTGCTGCTGATCAGGAAAGAGGATTTCGATATGTTATCCAATACTATTCCTAAGTTCCGGCTGTTCAGGGAAAAACTGGAAGCCAGGAGCTTCGACGCTACGCAGCGAAGAATACTGAGTAATATCAGTGAAACGGCTGAAGAGAAATACCTGAATTTCATCAACACTTGTCCTAAAATCTACGAACGGATACCACTGCACATGGTCGCCTCTTTCCTGGGTGTCTCCCGCGAAACGCTTAGCCGCGTCAGGCAACAACATTCAAAGTCTTAA
- a CDS encoding RagB/SusD family nutrient uptake outer membrane protein translates to MMKSIHRVLLPILFISLILQASCSKDFLEIEPKGSRVAKTTLDYEQLMNAVSLQVSYPPSLYMGDEMAAQATYMDAAQIRTQRLFRFEARVYDEDQLPNETWPLTNIYTFNKVINEVMQSQGGTDQQKRAILAEAKVGRALCHLYFLNDFSLPYNTATAAKDLGVPLLTKADVTQTTFVRASVQECYDFIIKDLTEALPDLGPLTHRRKFSRLAAEFILGRVYLYMAKFSEASIHVDAAFAELGKAAVPLALYDYNIVLDPDSDNSWFPDFGFGLSNYPLAANNAQVIYNLSMINFQLQQANTYVFSPETAALYDPADKRLKLFSGTEMFNPDKTFPGGMRRYSASLFSGLEIGPSLPDLYLMRSELKARAGDLTGAKSDLEMLRSKRMPANIATVPANIAESKEALVRFILDERIREFATSGMRWWDMRRLSVDPVYGNTVKYAHKLYDDAGNVVATYALKPARFALKFGERMLAENKGLVENE, encoded by the coding sequence ATGATGAAATCCATTCATAGGGTATTATTACCCATTCTGTTTATATCGTTGATACTTCAGGCTTCATGCTCCAAAGACTTTTTGGAAATTGAGCCTAAAGGCTCCCGTGTGGCAAAAACGACGCTGGACTACGAGCAATTAATGAATGCAGTGAGCCTGCAGGTTTCCTATCCTCCGTCTTTGTATATGGGTGATGAAATGGCTGCCCAGGCAACCTATATGGACGCGGCCCAGATCAGAACGCAAAGGCTGTTCAGGTTTGAAGCAAGGGTATACGATGAAGACCAGCTTCCTAATGAAACCTGGCCACTGACCAACATTTATACCTTTAACAAGGTTATAAACGAGGTGATGCAATCGCAGGGAGGGACCGATCAGCAAAAACGTGCCATCCTCGCGGAGGCTAAAGTCGGACGGGCGCTTTGCCATCTTTATTTTCTGAATGATTTTTCGTTGCCCTATAATACTGCTACTGCTGCTAAGGATTTGGGAGTGCCGCTGCTCACAAAGGCAGACGTAACCCAAACAACATTTGTACGGGCCTCTGTACAGGAATGTTATGATTTTATCATCAAGGATTTAACAGAGGCGTTGCCTGACCTCGGTCCATTAACACACAGGCGAAAATTCTCCAGGCTGGCAGCGGAATTCATATTGGGCCGTGTTTATCTGTATATGGCAAAATTCAGTGAGGCCAGCATACATGTGGATGCTGCATTCGCGGAGCTGGGAAAAGCGGCAGTGCCGCTCGCGTTGTACGATTATAACATAGTACTTGATCCTGATAGCGATAATTCTTGGTTTCCTGACTTCGGTTTCGGACTCTCAAATTATCCGTTGGCCGCCAATAATGCACAGGTGATATACAATCTCAGCATGATTAATTTTCAGCTGCAACAAGCCAACACTTATGTGTTTTCCCCGGAAACGGCTGCTTTATATGATCCGGCAGATAAACGCCTGAAGCTGTTCTCAGGAACTGAAATGTTCAATCCCGACAAAACCTTCCCTGGGGGAATGAGGCGCTACTCCGCGTCACTTTTTTCCGGACTGGAAATCGGTCCTTCTTTACCTGATCTCTACCTGATGCGCTCAGAGCTTAAAGCGAGGGCAGGTGACCTTACAGGGGCAAAGAGTGATCTCGAAATGCTGCGGTCCAAAAGAATGCCTGCCAATATCGCAACTGTACCTGCAAATATAGCGGAAAGCAAAGAGGCATTGGTCCGCTTTATCCTTGATGAACGTATTCGTGAATTCGCTACCTCCGGCATGCGCTGGTGGGATATGCGCCGGCTTTCAGTTGACCCGGTTTATGGCAATACAGTTAAATACGCACATAAGCTTTATGATGATGCCGGCAACGTAGTGGCGACCTATGCGCTCAAGCCTGCGAGATTTGCCCTGAAGTTCGGGGAAAGGATGCTGGCTGAGAATAAAGGATTGGTGGAAAATGAATAG
- a CDS encoding RNA polymerase sigma factor, with protein MSGIKHNSDRQLLLQISEGDEQAFAMLVKAYSGLLFTYLVKITKDQDIASDVVQEIFTQLWLTRESLSEVESFRSWLFVISRHHAVRMLKNIDREYKKREEWHQITQTAADGLEAQDEASLKDAYDILVKNAVDRLPPQQKKVWMLARLEGKKYAEIAEEMQISRETVKKYLQIASSSIVDYIRNNGLPIIISFLIIKL; from the coding sequence TTGTCAGGCATTAAACATAACAGTGACCGCCAACTGCTGCTACAGATCTCTGAAGGGGACGAGCAGGCGTTTGCTATGCTTGTGAAAGCGTATTCCGGCCTTCTTTTTACATACCTGGTCAAAATTACCAAAGATCAGGATATAGCTTCCGACGTGGTACAGGAAATTTTCACCCAGCTATGGTTAACAAGGGAATCTCTGAGCGAAGTGGAAAGCTTCCGTTCCTGGTTATTTGTGATCTCAAGGCATCATGCAGTCAGGATGCTGAAGAACATCGACAGAGAGTACAAAAAACGGGAGGAGTGGCATCAGATTACACAAACTGCGGCCGACGGCCTGGAGGCACAGGACGAGGCCTCTTTAAAGGATGCGTACGATATATTGGTGAAAAATGCGGTAGATCGGCTCCCGCCGCAGCAAAAGAAGGTTTGGATGCTTGCCCGGTTAGAAGGGAAGAAATATGCCGAAATAGCAGAGGAAATGCAGATTAGCCGGGAAACCGTAAAAAAATACCTCCAGATTGCGTCTTCATCCATCGTTGACTACATCAGGAATAATGGCTTACCAATCATAATTTCCTTCCTGATTATAAAATTGTAA
- a CDS encoding RidA family protein: MRKKSFLSVMSLLLVTSLVHAQSDRSAVHFMNPPEVVKPNGYSQAAVIDLGASKMVVLSGQVPLNVKGELVGKDNFEQQAEQVFVNIQKTITTAGGKMSDIVKLSYFILDTKHLKTLRAVRDKYIDVQHPPASTLVQVSGLFREDVLLEVEATAVIPVGK, from the coding sequence ATGAGAAAAAAATCCTTTTTAAGTGTCATGTCCCTGTTGCTGGTGACATCACTCGTTCATGCCCAGTCAGATAGATCTGCCGTTCATTTCATGAATCCACCCGAAGTTGTCAAGCCCAATGGTTATTCTCAGGCTGCTGTTATAGACCTGGGAGCCAGCAAAATGGTCGTACTTTCAGGGCAGGTACCGCTGAATGTCAAAGGGGAGCTGGTCGGAAAAGATAATTTTGAGCAGCAGGCGGAGCAGGTTTTTGTCAACATTCAAAAGACGATAACGACTGCTGGCGGAAAGATGTCCGACATCGTGAAACTCTCTTATTTCATTCTGGACACGAAGCACCTGAAAACGCTCCGGGCTGTCCGGGACAAGTATATTGATGTGCAACATCCGCCGGCCAGTACGCTGGTGCAGGTCAGCGGCTTGTTCCGGGAGGATGTGTTACTGGAGGTGGAGGCCACCGCGGTGATTCCTGTTGGTAAGTAA
- a CDS encoding SDR family NAD(P)-dependent oxidoreductase — protein MRLKDKVAVVTGGNSGIGLGIAEAFNKEGARGAITGRNQKTIDIAVQQLGGNFIGLGGDVTNLNDLETIFKTTFEKFGRIDTVVVNAGGVVEGSQMGSITETTESDYDQYMALNLKSVYFTVQKALPYLNEGSSIILIGSIAGHRAASGMAVYGAAKAAVISLAKGLSLDLLERKIRVNVLSPGTIDTPVFDKFAPGAAAQIKQLWVNHIPAGRIGQPSDIGNAAVFLASDESSFILGTEIIADGGMTNISLMK, from the coding sequence ATGAGACTAAAAGACAAAGTAGCCGTGGTGACAGGCGGCAATAGCGGAATAGGCCTTGGAATAGCGGAAGCTTTCAACAAAGAGGGCGCCAGGGGCGCCATTACCGGCAGGAACCAAAAGACGATCGATATAGCTGTTCAGCAGCTGGGAGGCAACTTTATTGGACTGGGCGGCGATGTGACTAACCTAAACGATCTGGAGACCATCTTCAAAACCACATTTGAAAAATTCGGCAGGATTGACACTGTGGTAGTGAACGCCGGAGGAGTTGTTGAAGGCAGTCAGATGGGGAGTATTACGGAGACAACAGAAAGCGATTATGATCAGTACATGGCGCTGAACCTGAAAAGCGTCTACTTTACCGTTCAAAAGGCACTTCCTTATTTAAACGAAGGGAGCTCTATAATATTGATCGGCTCCATTGCAGGGCATCGTGCCGCGTCGGGGATGGCAGTGTACGGCGCCGCCAAGGCCGCTGTTATATCGCTCGCCAAAGGACTTTCGCTGGATCTTCTGGAAAGGAAAATCAGGGTGAATGTACTTTCACCGGGGACCATCGACACGCCGGTGTTTGACAAATTCGCGCCCGGAGCAGCAGCACAGATCAAACAGCTTTGGGTGAACCATATCCCGGCCGGAAGGATCGGGCAACCGTCGGACATTGGAAATGCCGCCGTATTCCTGGCGTCCGACGAATCGTCGTTCATTCTGGGCACGGAAATCATTGCAGACGGGGGCATGACGAATATCAGCCTCATGAAATAG
- a CDS encoding DKNYY domain-containing protein — MQEGKFLKQYEVITIDPPYATVRSGDELFKVPVEAHLDTWQPLSENYSKDHKGILCNSSRVFTRHTKSIDLDSFEVIQENDTPMTTYFRDKNNVYIYSSMCTFSALEGAAPRTFEIMDIKKGFGTDGQHDYYYAQQLPYRLADARFLNEHYAEADGKIYAAYTRLVPADAATFVIPEPELISNVALDKDHVFFREQVVAEADARTFRFLNGCVAAGRAYYRNCDIDFYAKDEKLAWFIRTIDKSFKKIRSKSIGAFDFKVEDETGYGYDKENRYLQGKKV; from the coding sequence ATGCAGGAAGGTAAATTTCTGAAACAATATGAAGTAATCACCATTGACCCACCTTATGCTACTGTAAGATCCGGAGATGAACTGTTCAAAGTTCCGGTTGAAGCCCATCTTGATACCTGGCAACCGTTATCAGAAAACTACTCCAAAGACCATAAGGGCATCCTCTGTAACAGCTCCCGGGTATTTACCCGGCATACGAAATCTATAGACCTGGACTCCTTTGAGGTAATACAGGAAAACGATACGCCGATGACCACCTATTTCAGGGATAAAAACAACGTTTATATTTACAGCTCCATGTGTACCTTCTCCGCACTGGAAGGAGCAGCTCCCCGCACGTTTGAAATCATGGACATAAAAAAGGGATTCGGCACGGACGGGCAACACGATTATTACTATGCACAGCAACTGCCCTACCGGCTGGCTGACGCCCGTTTCCTGAATGAGCACTACGCCGAGGCCGACGGGAAAATATACGCCGCCTATACGAGGCTGGTGCCTGCAGACGCAGCCACTTTCGTCATCCCTGAACCTGAACTTATCAGCAATGTCGCGCTGGACAAAGATCACGTATTCTTTCGCGAGCAGGTTGTAGCAGAAGCCGATGCCCGGACCTTCCGTTTTCTGAACGGCTGCGTAGCGGCCGGCAGAGCCTACTACCGGAACTGCGACATTGATTTTTATGCCAAAGATGAGAAGTTGGCCTGGTTTATACGCACCATTGACAAATCATTCAAAAAAATCCGCTCTAAAAGCATAGGGGCATTTGATTTTAAGGTGGAAGATGAAACAGGTTACGGATACGATAAGGAAAATCGCTACCTGCAAGGCAAAAAGGTATAG